A region of Haliotis asinina isolate JCU_RB_2024 chromosome 9, JCU_Hal_asi_v2, whole genome shotgun sequence DNA encodes the following proteins:
- the LOC137297235 gene encoding uncharacterized N-acetyltransferase YitH-like yields MAAVVPKYSVRRASRADVAAIKNLTDLEKWEMPTDLLYCLFDMDSRAWFVAESDSGEILACRALAYYTEETVAGGIYIVRKDLRGQGIGRAVNAQSLKAVGDANITISATYVKLYETRGFTFYYDVHQKRGPAEVILGVLQEAEVNPDIRIHPYGSVMFTELKAYDETVCGTKRCYFFKNWIIGHAIHILIARSNTGSISGYGRLAVTEYGHEIAPLYADSDLIAMALLKRLLQHMNPKDSVNMFITSESKAMMEINRKVSLTDVETNHKMYTKVQVPQTRERLYSLSALALSTA; encoded by the exons ATGGCTGCTGTCGTTCCGAAATACTCAGTGAGGAGAGCCAGTCGAGCTGACGTGGCAGCCATTAAGAACTTAACAGACCTTGAGAAATGGGAAATGCCGACTGACCTGTTGTACTGTTTGTTTGACATGGACTCCAGGGCCTGGTTTGTGGCGGAGTCCGACTCGGGAGAAATATTAG CTTGCCGTGCATTGGCATATTATACGGAGGAGACAGTAGCTGGTGGCATTTATATCGTCAGGAAAGACCTCAGAGGCCAAGGAATCGGACGTGCTGTGAACGCACAATCCCTCAAGGCAGTGGGTGACGCCAACATCACCATATCAGCCACCTACGTCAAGCTATACGAAACCCGTGGCTTCACTTTCTACTATGACGTACACCAGAAACGTGGACCAGCGGAAGTAATACTGGGAGTACTTCAGGAAGCGGAAGTGAATCCGGATATCAGAATCCATCCATACGGAAGTGTCATGTTTACTGAGCTGAAGGCATACGATGAAACTGTATGTGGAACCAAGAGGTGTTACTTCTTCAAAAACTGGATCATCGGCCATGCAATACATATTCTCATTGCTCGCTCCAACACCGGAAGTATATCAGGGTATGGACGATTAGCTGTGACTGAATACGGCCATGAGATAGCGCCGTTGTATGCAGACAGTGACCTTATAGCAATGGCATTGTTGAAAAGACTCTTGCAACATATGAATCCGAAGGATTCTGTCAATATGTTTATAACTTCTGAATCCAAAGCAATGATGGAGATTAATCGAAAGGTTTCACTAACAGATGTTGAAACGAATCACAAAATGTACACTAAAGTGCAAGTGCCACAAACACGTGAACGGTTGTATTCTTTATCTGCTTTAGCATTATCCACAGCATAA
- the LOC137296169 gene encoding uncharacterized protein isoform X1 produces MNDSWRMDLDRRVSAIEHLPPQILDLRVDHLPGQALDNLGMMLFNEVRGVAGNWEGVAEELGISTAAEVEQIRRHAQVIQVFPGCRMLRDWGKRSGSTVFVLLNALRRQNREDCVDLVVKACKDLHSMQLNVKIEDERGQFKYLLVTTKKDSTLAASLENVLPGLPSYVITGPTPQITWQTPAYHLKGTQLSVKKGEVTDESHRSVYGRFQISSPQEHVAEGVTSNQGCGFYLGSPSTFTSQTAPLPFNIPVVEEASTSNNLCSVTTPKVRSNGCYDHSDTYETYNNLSQRESSRPLPCQNLPSSSNLDLDSLSFDSPSGPSHVDRQTLLKKPSYSVVETYPTLGSLPSRTSPKGYLFDPDRIRSASFEHDDDDDDTTLMKRCEPQRRSEPKPKKHSPKVSDYVPHTHPVLRFSNQSMQSRQENPSSMASSWPRLKPLPCVKNEIYVSHDKILPSSSLPQMPVPNVKPMPCVLQQRKDGYIDVVAQDKGDLRGMQGANSLPVLRQTSEPCTNPSRRDSKEEKERPKSVPDEFKRPPAQCVVSKDSHGYATFASLSSLMDVDVDSRSRSSSGASAFTVIETDADGYLTYKGNTESMTSNAEGAMEGECFESSMESDDDRHQTVPLVIQQNSNGYFGFSASPSVSSQGLPEVQPSGYMAMSRSESMPAAMPSQMNSEGIVYARFGDEDEEEDASYFDMKQMTPFVPKTQPANRHWSANDMEYLDCMTPTSQYTYIDAISQTQPRPLPPKPSPPIPMKRLRTFHDRPIVRDSCDLETVPGWCPQETEESISTTMRHYQHEDGNFIVWWIGRKRQYVITVSHLNALRNYLVFERQHGIKVRLYIFPGGRDFDNLKELVEHYMKEGLKGPDVNPNERSRGKRWQQFSHVKLRKPLRVKYSHTVRKKAS; encoded by the exons ATGAACGATTCATGGAGAATGGACCTCGATAGACGGGTGTCGGCGATCGAACATCTTCCCCCACAGATTTTAGACCTACGGGTGGATCACCTACCCGGCCAAGCTCTAGATAACCTGGGAATGATGCTGTTTAACGAAGTCCGGGGGGTGGCTGGCAATTGGGAGGGGGTGGCGGAGGAGCTGGGTATCAGTACAGCAGCTGAAGTGGAGCAGATCAGACGCCATGCTCAAGTTATTCAAGTGTTTCCAGGATGCCGCATGCTCCGAGATTGGGGCAAAAGAAGCGGGAGCACGGTCTTCGTCCTTCTGAATGCATTGAGACGTCAGAATAGAGAAGACTGTGTCGATCTAGTCGTCAAAGCATGCAAAG ATTTGCATTCTATGCAGCTTAACGTCAAGATTGAGGACGAAAGAGGACAGTTTAAATACCTGTTGGTGACGACTAAGAAGGATTCTACTCTGGCAGCCAGTCTGGAGAACGTTCTACCGGGTCTTCCAAGCTATGTGATAACAGGTCCCACCCCTCAGATTACTTGGCAAACACCTGCTTATCATCTCAAG GGAACACAGCTGTCAGTTAAGAAAGGTGAAGTAACAGATGAATCTCACAGAAGCGTCTATGGCAGATTTCAGATATCTTCTCCACAAGAACACGTGGCGGAGGGTGTAACTAGTAACCAAGGCTGTGGATTCTACCTTGGAAGTCCTTCCACTTTCACTTCCCAGACAGCACCGCTCCCTTTCAATATACCCGTGGTAGAGGAAGCCTCGACATCGAACAACCTGTGTTCTGTGACTACGCCCAAAGTCCGATCAAACGGATGTTATGATCATTCAGATACCTATGAAACGTACAACAATCTCTCTCAGAGGGAATCTTCCAGACCATTGCCATGCCAGAACTTGCCAAGCTCGTCAAACTTAGATCTAGATTCCTTAAGTTTTGATTCGCCGAGTGGTCCATCACATGTGGACCGTCAAACGTTGTTGAAGAAGCCATCGTACTCAGTGGTGGAAACCTATCCGACattggggtcacttccctcgaGGACTTCACCTAAAGGATATCTGTTTGATCCTGATCGTATCAGATCTGCATCCtttgaacatgatgatgatgatgatgatacgaCATTAATGAAACGATGTGAACCACAGAGAAGGTCAGAGCCTAAGCCAAAAAAGCACTCTCCAAAAGTGTCCGACTACGTTCCTCATACACATCCAGTTctcagattttcaaaccagtcCATGCAATCTCGCCAAGAAAATCCAAGCAGTATGGCATCATCCTGGCCTCGTCTAAAGCCTTTGCCatgtgtgaaaaatgaaatatatgttagcCATGACAAAATACTCCCATCTTCCTCCTTGCCACAAATGCCCGTGCCAAATGTTAAGCCAATGCCGTGTGTTCTCCAGCAGAGAAAGGATGGTTATATAGATGTTGTGGCTCAAGACAAAGGAGATCTCCGGGGCATGCAGGGGGCGAATTCTCTCCCTGTGTTGAGGCAGACAAGTGAACCCTGTACCAACCCTTCTAGAAGAGACAGTAAGGAAGAGAAGGAGAGACCAAAGTCAGTGCCTGACGAGTTTAAAAGACCTCCTGCACAGTGTGTTGTCTCAAAGGACAGTCATGGCTATGCAACATTTGCTTCGCTGAGTTCACTGAtggatgttgatgttgacagtCGCAGTAGATCGAGTAGTGGTGCATCAGCTTTTACTGTTATAGAAACAGATGCTGATGGATATCTAACGTACAAAGGAAATACTGAGTCCATGACATCTAACGCTGAAGGTGCAATGGAAGGCGAGTGTTTTGAGAGTTCAATGGAGAGCGATGATGACAGACACCAGACTGTGCCTTTAGTGATTCAGCAAAACAGCAACGGGTATTTTGGGTTCTCAGCCTCCCCAAGTGTCAGCTCGCAAGGGTTGCCTGAGGTGCAACCAAGCGGGTATATGGCAATGAGTCGGTCAGAGAGCATGCCCGCAGCAATGCCATCACAGATGAATTCAGAAGGAATCGTGTACGCTCGGTTCGGcgatgaagatgaagaagagGATGCGTCCTACTTTGACATGAAGCAAATGACACCTTTTGTACCCAAAACGCAACCAGCGAACCGACACTGGAGTGCTAATGATATGGAATACCTGGATTGTATGACTCCTACCTCTCAGTATACTTACATTGATGCCATCTCCCAAACCCAGCCTCGGCCCCTCCCACCGAAACCGTCTCCACCAATACCAATGAAGAGACTGAGGACGTTTCATGACAGACCAATTGTCAGAGATTCATGTGATCTGGAGACAGTGCCTGGATGGTGCCCTCAAGAAACCGAGGAATCG ATCAGTACAACCATGAGGCATTACCAGCATGAAGATGGCAATTTCATTGTTTGGTGGATTGGGCGCAAAAGACAATATGTCATCACAGTTAG TCATCTGAATGCACTCCGTAACTATCTCGTGTTCGAGCGTCAGCATGGCATCAAGGTTCGTCTCTACATCTTTCCTGGTGGCAGAGATTTTGACAACCTCAAGGAATTAGTGGAACATTACATGAAGGAAGGACTGAAGGGGCCGGATGTCAACCCAAATGAACGCAGCAGAGGCAAGAGGTGGCAGCAGTTCTCCCACGTGAAACTAAGAAAACCTTTGAGAGTCAAATATTCTCATACAGTGAGGAAGAAGGCATCGTGA
- the LOC137296169 gene encoding uncharacterized protein isoform X2, with amino-acid sequence MKLDLHSMQLNVKIEDERGQFKYLLVTTKKDSTLAASLENVLPGLPSYVITGPTPQITWQTPAYHLKGTQLSVKKGEVTDESHRSVYGRFQISSPQEHVAEGVTSNQGCGFYLGSPSTFTSQTAPLPFNIPVVEEASTSNNLCSVTTPKVRSNGCYDHSDTYETYNNLSQRESSRPLPCQNLPSSSNLDLDSLSFDSPSGPSHVDRQTLLKKPSYSVVETYPTLGSLPSRTSPKGYLFDPDRIRSASFEHDDDDDDTTLMKRCEPQRRSEPKPKKHSPKVSDYVPHTHPVLRFSNQSMQSRQENPSSMASSWPRLKPLPCVKNEIYVSHDKILPSSSLPQMPVPNVKPMPCVLQQRKDGYIDVVAQDKGDLRGMQGANSLPVLRQTSEPCTNPSRRDSKEEKERPKSVPDEFKRPPAQCVVSKDSHGYATFASLSSLMDVDVDSRSRSSSGASAFTVIETDADGYLTYKGNTESMTSNAEGAMEGECFESSMESDDDRHQTVPLVIQQNSNGYFGFSASPSVSSQGLPEVQPSGYMAMSRSESMPAAMPSQMNSEGIVYARFGDEDEEEDASYFDMKQMTPFVPKTQPANRHWSANDMEYLDCMTPTSQYTYIDAISQTQPRPLPPKPSPPIPMKRLRTFHDRPIVRDSCDLETVPGWCPQETEESISTTMRHYQHEDGNFIVWWIGRKRQYVITVSHLNALRNYLVFERQHGIKVRLYIFPGGRDFDNLKELVEHYMKEGLKGPDVNPNERSRGKRWQQFSHVKLRKPLRVKYSHTVRKKAS; translated from the exons ATGAAACTCG ATTTGCATTCTATGCAGCTTAACGTCAAGATTGAGGACGAAAGAGGACAGTTTAAATACCTGTTGGTGACGACTAAGAAGGATTCTACTCTGGCAGCCAGTCTGGAGAACGTTCTACCGGGTCTTCCAAGCTATGTGATAACAGGTCCCACCCCTCAGATTACTTGGCAAACACCTGCTTATCATCTCAAG GGAACACAGCTGTCAGTTAAGAAAGGTGAAGTAACAGATGAATCTCACAGAAGCGTCTATGGCAGATTTCAGATATCTTCTCCACAAGAACACGTGGCGGAGGGTGTAACTAGTAACCAAGGCTGTGGATTCTACCTTGGAAGTCCTTCCACTTTCACTTCCCAGACAGCACCGCTCCCTTTCAATATACCCGTGGTAGAGGAAGCCTCGACATCGAACAACCTGTGTTCTGTGACTACGCCCAAAGTCCGATCAAACGGATGTTATGATCATTCAGATACCTATGAAACGTACAACAATCTCTCTCAGAGGGAATCTTCCAGACCATTGCCATGCCAGAACTTGCCAAGCTCGTCAAACTTAGATCTAGATTCCTTAAGTTTTGATTCGCCGAGTGGTCCATCACATGTGGACCGTCAAACGTTGTTGAAGAAGCCATCGTACTCAGTGGTGGAAACCTATCCGACattggggtcacttccctcgaGGACTTCACCTAAAGGATATCTGTTTGATCCTGATCGTATCAGATCTGCATCCtttgaacatgatgatgatgatgatgatacgaCATTAATGAAACGATGTGAACCACAGAGAAGGTCAGAGCCTAAGCCAAAAAAGCACTCTCCAAAAGTGTCCGACTACGTTCCTCATACACATCCAGTTctcagattttcaaaccagtcCATGCAATCTCGCCAAGAAAATCCAAGCAGTATGGCATCATCCTGGCCTCGTCTAAAGCCTTTGCCatgtgtgaaaaatgaaatatatgttagcCATGACAAAATACTCCCATCTTCCTCCTTGCCACAAATGCCCGTGCCAAATGTTAAGCCAATGCCGTGTGTTCTCCAGCAGAGAAAGGATGGTTATATAGATGTTGTGGCTCAAGACAAAGGAGATCTCCGGGGCATGCAGGGGGCGAATTCTCTCCCTGTGTTGAGGCAGACAAGTGAACCCTGTACCAACCCTTCTAGAAGAGACAGTAAGGAAGAGAAGGAGAGACCAAAGTCAGTGCCTGACGAGTTTAAAAGACCTCCTGCACAGTGTGTTGTCTCAAAGGACAGTCATGGCTATGCAACATTTGCTTCGCTGAGTTCACTGAtggatgttgatgttgacagtCGCAGTAGATCGAGTAGTGGTGCATCAGCTTTTACTGTTATAGAAACAGATGCTGATGGATATCTAACGTACAAAGGAAATACTGAGTCCATGACATCTAACGCTGAAGGTGCAATGGAAGGCGAGTGTTTTGAGAGTTCAATGGAGAGCGATGATGACAGACACCAGACTGTGCCTTTAGTGATTCAGCAAAACAGCAACGGGTATTTTGGGTTCTCAGCCTCCCCAAGTGTCAGCTCGCAAGGGTTGCCTGAGGTGCAACCAAGCGGGTATATGGCAATGAGTCGGTCAGAGAGCATGCCCGCAGCAATGCCATCACAGATGAATTCAGAAGGAATCGTGTACGCTCGGTTCGGcgatgaagatgaagaagagGATGCGTCCTACTTTGACATGAAGCAAATGACACCTTTTGTACCCAAAACGCAACCAGCGAACCGACACTGGAGTGCTAATGATATGGAATACCTGGATTGTATGACTCCTACCTCTCAGTATACTTACATTGATGCCATCTCCCAAACCCAGCCTCGGCCCCTCCCACCGAAACCGTCTCCACCAATACCAATGAAGAGACTGAGGACGTTTCATGACAGACCAATTGTCAGAGATTCATGTGATCTGGAGACAGTGCCTGGATGGTGCCCTCAAGAAACCGAGGAATCG ATCAGTACAACCATGAGGCATTACCAGCATGAAGATGGCAATTTCATTGTTTGGTGGATTGGGCGCAAAAGACAATATGTCATCACAGTTAG TCATCTGAATGCACTCCGTAACTATCTCGTGTTCGAGCGTCAGCATGGCATCAAGGTTCGTCTCTACATCTTTCCTGGTGGCAGAGATTTTGACAACCTCAAGGAATTAGTGGAACATTACATGAAGGAAGGACTGAAGGGGCCGGATGTCAACCCAAATGAACGCAGCAGAGGCAAGAGGTGGCAGCAGTTCTCCCACGTGAAACTAAGAAAACCTTTGAGAGTCAAATATTCTCATACAGTGAGGAAGAAGGCATCGTGA